The Heliangelus exortis chromosome 21, bHelExo1.hap1, whole genome shotgun sequence genome includes a window with the following:
- the TXNDC17 gene encoding thioredoxin domain-containing protein 17 → MGWEEKQVRGYLEFVQTAQRYHGRPIFALFCGDKDAEGRSWCPDCVTAEPVVRKELHNMPDDSVFIYCLVGDRPYWKDPNNEFRKNLKLTGVPTLLKYGTPQKLVEEECFKADLVRMLFTED, encoded by the exons atgggctgggaggagaagcaggtCCGCGGGTACCTCGAGTTCGTGCAGACGGCGCAGCGCTACCATGGCCGGCCCATCTTCGCGCTCTTCTGCGGCGACAAGGATGCCgagggcaggagctggtgcCCCGACTGCGTGACGG CTGAACCAGTTGTGAGGAAGGAACTTCATAACATGCCTGATGACTCTGTATTCATCTACTGCCTAGTAGGAGACAGACCCTA CTGGAAAGATCCCAACAATGAATTCAGGAAGAATCTGAAACTAACAGGAGTGCCTACACTACTGAAATATGGAACA CCTCAGAAGCTGGTTGAAGAAGAATGTTTTAAAGCAGACCTTGTGCGTATGTTGTTTACTGAAGACTAA